The genomic interval AATGGCGTGGCCTGTACCTGTTCGAACTGGGCCTGGCGCTGACTGCGCTGGGGTGCGTACTGATGCTCAAGCTGCCGCCCGGTGACCGCTTCAAGACGTTCGAACCACTGGATTTTCTCACCTTTACACTGATGGCCAGCGGCACCGCCCTGCTCTGCGCGGCGCTGTCGCTGGGGCGCATAGACTGGTGGCTGGAGGCGCCGTGGATCGGCGTGGCACTGGCGGCATCGATCGCGCTGATCTTCACAGGCCTGGCCATCGAGCACAACCGCCGCAACCCGTTGCTGATGACCCACTGGCTGGGCAGCGGTGCAATCATTCGCCTGGCCCTGTGTGTGGTACTGATCCGCATGGTCACGTCCGAACAGTCCACCGGTGCGGTCGGTTTCCTGCAGGTACTCAACATGGGCAGCGAGCAGATGCGCACGCTGTACTGGATCATGCTGCTGGGTGCGGTGGCTGGCCTGGCCAGCAGTGCCCTGACCATCAACCCCAACCACTTGGTGATCCCGCTGTTCGTCTCGCTACTGGCCATGGCCACAGGCGCGTTCATGGACAGCAGCTCCAGCAACCTCACCCGCCCGGCACAAATGTACTTCAGCCAGTTCCTGCTGGCGTTCGGCAGCACCTTTTTCCTCGGCCCTTCGATGGCACTGGGCATCAGCCATGTGCGCGCCAACCCGCGCAATCTGGTGAGCTTTTCGGTGCTGTTTGGCATCTGCAACAACCTCGGCGGCCTGATTGGCGCGGCACTGCTGGGCACCTTCCAGACCTGGCGCGAAAAGTTTCATTCAAGCCACCTGATGGACCGCCTCAGCTACCTTGAACCGTTGGTGACCAGCCGCGTTCAAAGCGGTGGCGCCGGCTACGGCGGCTTGCTCGCCGACCCGGCCATGCGCAACGAAGCTGGCATGCGTGTGCTGGCCAATGCCGCCACCCGCGAGGCGAATGTCATGGCCTATAACGATGTGTTCGTGCTGATCGGCAGCATCGCTATCCTGACCATGGTCTGGATCTGCATCCGCAGCACCTGGCTCTGGTACGCAAGGCGCCAGACCACTTCCACCGACTCCACCCCCGGCACGCCCATCCGATGACCGACGACACCCGCACCACGACCACCAACGCCATCGCCGAAACCCCGGAAGGCACCACACCGCCCAGCGAGCCCACCAGCCCGACGCGTTCGCGGCGGGTGCGCATCCTGTCGACGATCAGCTTCGCCTGCGTGGCCTTGGCCGGCATCCTGCTGGTGCTGTATGCCTGGCGCCTGCCGCCGTTCGGCAGCGCCATCGAAAGTACCGAAAATGCCTTGGTGCGCGGCCAGGTGACCATCATTGGCCCGCAGCTCAGTGGTTACATCGTCGATGTGCCGGTGCACGACTTTCAGTTCGTCAAGACCGGTGACTTGCTGGTGCAACTGGACGACCGCATCTACACGCAGCGCCTGGCCCAGGCCATCGCCCAACTGCAGCAACAGCAGGCGGCCCTGGCCAACAACCTGCAGCAGCGTAACAGCGCCGAAGCCACCATCGCCCAGCGTCAGGCGGCCATCGGCGATGCGGCGGCCCAGGCAGCCAAGGCCAAAGCCGACCTTGGCCGCAACCAGGCGCTGGTCAATGACGGCTCTGTGTCGCGCCGTGACCTGGACCTGGCCCGTGCCAGCGAAGCCGCTGCCGTCGCCAGCCTGGCCCAGGCCAAGGCGGCGCTGGAAATCGCTCGCCAAGACCGGGAAACGGTGGTGGTCAACCGGGCCGCGTTACAAGCTTCGGTAGAGAATGCCAAGGCGGCGGTGGAGCTGGCGCGCATCGACCTCGACAACACCCGGGTCACCGCCCCGCGCGACGGCCAGCTGGGGCAGATCGGCACGCGCCTGGGGGCTTATGTGAATTCCGGCGCGCAGTTGATGGCCCTGGTACCCGACACCCTGTGGGTGATTGCCAACATGAAGGAAACCCAGATGGCCAATGTACGCATCGGCCAACCGGTGAGCTTCACCGTGGATGCGCTCAACCACCTGAAGCTACAGGGGCATGTACAGCAGATCTCGCCAGCAACCGGCTCGGAGTTCGCCTTGCTGCAAGCGGACAATGCCACCGGCAACTTCGTCAAGATTGCCCAGCGTATTCCGGTGCGCATTACCGTGGATGCCGACCAGCCGGAAGCCA from Pseudomonas fortuita carries:
- a CDS encoding MFS transporter; this translates as MDKYAPRQWLPHEKPSLPGSPSTPLHSPAKRLAYGVVGLLVAITGGLGNALVTANLVFLQGALGATTAEMAWLPAAYVMTNVSMNLLLVKFRQQFGLRAFTEVFLVLYALVTFAHLLVNDLSSAIAVRAAHGMVGAALSSLGLYYMIQAFPAKWRLKAMVLGLGASQLALPLARIFSEDLLQIAEWRGLYLFELGLALTALGCVLMLKLPPGDRFKTFEPLDFLTFTLMASGTALLCAALSLGRIDWWLEAPWIGVALAASIALIFTGLAIEHNRRNPLLMTHWLGSGAIIRLALCVVLIRMVTSEQSTGAVGFLQVLNMGSEQMRTLYWIMLLGAVAGLASSALTINPNHLVIPLFVSLLAMATGAFMDSSSSNLTRPAQMYFSQFLLAFGSTFFLGPSMALGISHVRANPRNLVSFSVLFGICNNLGGLIGAALLGTFQTWREKFHSSHLMDRLSYLEPLVTSRVQSGGAGYGGLLADPAMRNEAGMRVLANAATREANVMAYNDVFVLIGSIAILTMVWICIRSTWLWYARRQTTSTDSTPGTPIR
- a CDS encoding HlyD family secretion protein; its protein translation is MTDDTRTTTTNAIAETPEGTTPPSEPTSPTRSRRVRILSTISFACVALAGILLVLYAWRLPPFGSAIESTENALVRGQVTIIGPQLSGYIVDVPVHDFQFVKTGDLLVQLDDRIYTQRLAQAIAQLQQQQAALANNLQQRNSAEATIAQRQAAIGDAAAQAAKAKADLGRNQALVNDGSVSRRDLDLARASEAAAVASLAQAKAALEIARQDRETVVVNRAALQASVENAKAAVELARIDLDNTRVTAPRDGQLGQIGTRLGAYVNSGAQLMALVPDTLWVIANMKETQMANVRIGQPVSFTVDALNHLKLQGHVQQISPATGSEFALLQADNATGNFVKIAQRIPVRITVDADQPEARHLRPGMSVVVSIDTRSQD